A window of the Dunckerocampus dactyliophorus isolate RoL2022-P2 chromosome 21, RoL_Ddac_1.1, whole genome shotgun sequence genome harbors these coding sequences:
- the nell3 gene encoding uncharacterized protein nell3 — protein MLSSAVLLLLLASVHADICRGKTCSQTGDPRPCTGEHCPGSRSSRPVRHSHYATTAVVRPAACTDEDCVRSPESTNHTRDCKGFECRLPLRIRPRVRARACVGESCVDGAASEDSSPSGAEQLLPVHLADRAAQFLGDFPEFGYPSPEVGGAPLGVQLTCDVKPGENEVPSEDALILHLQLAKGQEKLVEALRAQQVVIRDLQHKLADQQEALLSQQRHILEQQGRMYEQMDAVKAQYGLLLDTVKQVSFRGLQGELQSYFESHLAGLQSQARSHLQNAVHKADAKVMDVVGEAHIPQPLIGCPSACGADHFCDFQRDPPQCEKCTMCPPGFFLISSCSPTADTMCQDRDECLGLPNICGERVKCLNTPGGFRCLGVSAREAEKGFCGHNYFYNQELQECQACSDCDGHAVVVPCMAVADSVCASPSEGRLSQSWSATVVVPSARKSRGHVFPGLQLSVRSKESSDLLSSDGGQVTFLQHGLLWLDLNLAIKHSCRNFLQVGLRFNSSQEEEGQDLSGVRIEQPEGKYIQGASVSAGLEVEPNDTVSVLLRSPNQHCNQSKDLHVYDVTTPTFSLLWLSHDTGAVAMSADMSLLAHYQANYRPTFRITSVSDPYMVGLTHDSRGVRFTESGVVKFVLQQALYSMGHTCIREGFFLIAYASRNGTGQEAAQAFKTGVNYRDTSITLSGTVAVSGGDTLSFEITSPSQCSIRYFGDSTGISMLSLVWIPSAVSSALTATVAKAGQPLGAVRNKPLTFQQVSPDSPQVRLARSGEAKKNFVFLERGTANVALNLRLIHSCNIVKVTLQRSGSSGGPVAQQVSGHMPEGSEWASVGLRASFQVENGTAVYVTLDCIRGRINQISHDGGTNISILWVAA, from the exons ATGTTGTCATCAGCGGTGTTGTTGCTCCTGCTCGCGTCAGTGCACGCTGACATCTGCAGGGGGAAGACCTGCTCCCAGACTGGAGACCCGAGACCGTGCACCGGCGAGCACTGCCCCGGAAGCAGGTCGTCCAGACCGGTGCGGCACTCTCATTATGCCACCACCGCGGTGGTCCGTCCTGCAGCATGCACCGACGAGGACTGCGTGAGATCTCCTGAATCCACGAACCACACGCGGGATTGCAAAGGCTTTGAGTGCAGGCTTCCACTCAGGATCAGACCCAGGGTCCGAGCGAGGGCGTGCGTGGGAGAGAGCTGCGTGGACGGGGCTGCTTCAGAGGACAGCTCGCCGTCTGGAGCTGAGCAGCTCCTTCCGGTGCATCTGGCCGACAGAGCCGCGCAGTTTCTGGGAGACTTCCCCGAGTTTGGATATCCGTCGCCGGAAGTTGGTGGCGCGCCTTTGGGggtccagctcacctgtgacgtCAAACCAG GTGAAAATGAGGTCCCCTCAGAGGACGCCCTCATCCTCCACCTCCAGCTGGCTAAAGGTCAGGAGAAGCTGGTGGAGGCCTTGCGGGCCCAGCAGGTAGTCATCCGCGACCTGCAGCACAAGCTCGCCGACCAGCAGGAGGCGCTCCTCTCCCAGCAGCGCCACATCCTGGAGCAGCAGGGGCGCATGTATGAGCAGATGGATGCAGTGAAGGCCCAGTACGGCCTCCTGCTGGACACCGTCAAGCAGGTGTCCTTCCGGGGCCTGCAGGGGGAGCTGCAGAGCTACTTTGAGAGCCACTTGGCGGGCCTCCAGAGCCAGGCCCGCAGCCACCTGCAGAACGCCGTGCACAAAGCGGACGCCAAGGTGATGGACGTCGTGGGAGAGGCGCATATCCCTCAACCGCTTATCGGCTGTCCCTCAGCCTGCGGGGCGGATCACTTCTGTGATTTTCAGCGAGATCCTCCGCAGTGTGAGAAGTGCACCATGTGTCCTCCTGGCTTCTTCCTCATTTCATCGTGCTCTCCTACTGCAGACACCATGTGCCAG GACCGAGATGAATGTCTGGGGTTACCAAACATCTGCGGCGAGCGAGTCAAGTGTCTCAACACACCAG GAGGCTTCCGTTGTTTGGGAGTGTCAGCGAGAGAAGCGGAGAAGGGTTTCTGCGGCCACAACTACTTCTACAACCAGGAGCTTCAGGAGTGCCAAGCCTGCTCGGATTGCGATGGACACGCTGTCGTCGTTCCCTGCATGGCTGTGGCCGACTCAGTTTGTGCCTCGCCCTCAGAGGGCCGTCTCTCCCAGTCCTGGAGCGCCACCGTGGTGGTTCCCTCGGCCAGGAAGTCCAGAGGCCACGTCTTTCCCGGGCTGCAACTGAGCGTGCGAAGCAAGGAGAGCAGTGATCTTCTGTCCAGCGATGGTGGACAGGTGACGTTCCTGCAGCACGGCCTGCTGTGGCTGGATCTCAACTTGGCCATAAAGCACAGCTGCAGGAACTTCCTCCAGGtaggtttgaggttcaattccAGCCAGGAAGAGGAGGGTCAGGACCTGAGTGGCGTACGCATCGAGCAGCCAGAAGGGAAGTACATCCAGGGAGCGAGCGTGAGTGCCGGGCTGGAGGTGGAGCCCAATGACACGGTGAGTGTCCTCCTGAGGAGTCCCAATCAACACTGCAATCAGAGCAAGGACCTCCACGTCTACGACGTGACTACACCTACTTTTAGCTTACTCTGGTTGTCACATGACACCGGCGCCGTCGCCATGAGCGCCGACATGTCCCTCCTGGCTCACTACCAGGCCAACTACCGCCCGACATTCCGCATAACATCAGTCTCTGACCCCTACATGGTCGGATTGACACACGACAGCCGAGGCGTGCGCTTCACGGAGAGCGGTGTGGTCAAGTTTGTCCTCCAGCAGGCGCTCTACTCCATGGGACACACCTGCATTCGAGAGGGCTTCTTCCTGATTGCCTACGCAAGCCGCAACGGCACGGGCCAGGAGGCCGCGCAGGCCTTCAAGACTGGCGTCAACTACAGGGACACGTCCATCACACTCTCTGGCACAGTGGCGGTGAGCGGCGGCGACACACTCAGCTTTGAGATCACATCACCGTCGCAGTGCAGCATCCGCTACTTTGGCGACAGCACCGGGATCAGCATGCTCAGCCTCGTCTGGATTCCTTCAGCGGTCTCGTCCGCTCTCACCGCCACCGTTGCCAAGGCGGGCCAGCCTCTCGGAGCCGTCCGGAACAAGCCGCTCACCTTCCAGCAGGTCTCTCCGGATTCCCCACAGGTCCGCTTGGCTCGCTCCGGTGAGGCGAAGAAGAACTTTGTGTTCCTGGAGCGGGGCACGGCCAACGTCGCCCTCAACCTGCGGCTCATCCACTCGTGCAACATTGTGAAAGTGACTCTGCAGCGAAGCGGCAGTTCGGGTGGTCCTGTGGCTCAGCAGGTTTCCGGACACATGCCGGAGGGGAGCGAGTGGGCCAGCGTGGGCTTGAGGGCCTCGTTCCAGGTGGAGAATGGCACCGCCGTCTATGTCACTCTGGACTGCATCCGCGGACGTATCAACCAGATTTCACATGATGGCGGAACCAATATTTCCATCCTTTGGGTCGCTGCGTGA